One window of the Vicinamibacterales bacterium genome contains the following:
- a CDS encoding amidohydrolase family protein produces MPQRRLLLALASTAVLAAASDAAAQGTAVRFGALWDGARRVADAVVVVEGGRIRTVGQGDGAVPSGAAVVDLRPLVGLPGLIDAHTHITYYWDRAPGTRPRGQRRLPAVTVFLAQDNARRTLETGVTTVRDLNAGNDMDLAMRELTASGAMVGPRIFASGPGLSARAGAPPDPAAMASLVEARVASGVDWIKVFGSRGSFEVVDGTQTVTFEEMKAVVDAAHARGKKVAIHSYGASGVADAVRAGADSVEHGADVDPATLAEMKRRGIVWVPTVDHNRYYVDAKDEYGFDPGAEPKLRDYIQRNLASVKVAVSLGVPMAMGSDAVYSMFGQNTRELGWFVQAGMTPAQALETATTIPAAMLGMGDRLGRVAPGYLADLVAVEGDPLARIHDLFTGVRWVMKDGRVVVDRRSGAR; encoded by the coding sequence ATGCCGCAACGCCGACTCCTGCTCGCCCTCGCGTCGACGGCCGTGCTGGCCGCGGCCTCCGACGCCGCCGCCCAGGGAACGGCCGTGCGCTTCGGCGCGTTGTGGGACGGCGCGCGGCGAGTGGCCGACGCCGTCGTGGTCGTGGAGGGCGGGCGCATTCGCACCGTGGGACAAGGCGACGGCGCGGTGCCGTCGGGCGCGGCGGTGGTCGACCTTCGTCCCCTGGTCGGCCTGCCCGGCCTCATCGACGCCCACACGCACATCACCTATTACTGGGACCGGGCGCCGGGCACGCGGCCGCGCGGCCAGCGTCGGCTGCCCGCGGTCACCGTCTTCCTGGCGCAGGACAACGCCCGCCGCACGCTCGAAACCGGGGTGACGACGGTCCGCGATCTGAACGCCGGGAACGACATGGACCTGGCCATGCGCGAGCTCACGGCGTCGGGCGCGATGGTGGGGCCCCGGATCTTCGCCTCGGGTCCCGGGCTGTCGGCGCGTGCCGGCGCGCCGCCGGATCCGGCCGCGATGGCGTCGCTGGTCGAGGCGCGCGTGGCGTCGGGCGTCGACTGGATCAAGGTGTTCGGCTCGCGCGGCAGCTTCGAGGTGGTGGACGGGACGCAGACCGTCACCTTCGAGGAGATGAAGGCGGTGGTCGACGCGGCGCACGCGCGCGGCAAGAAGGTGGCGATCCACTCCTACGGCGCCAGCGGGGTGGCCGACGCCGTCAGGGCCGGCGCCGACTCGGTCGAGCACGGCGCCGACGTGGATCCGGCCACGCTGGCCGAGATGAAGCGGCGGGGCATCGTGTGGGTGCCCACGGTGGACCACAACCGCTACTACGTGGACGCGAAGGACGAGTACGGGTTCGATCCCGGGGCCGAGCCGAAGCTCCGCGACTACATCCAGCGCAACCTGGCGTCGGTGAAAGTGGCCGTGTCGCTCGGCGTGCCGATGGCGATGGGCTCCGACGCCGTGTACTCGATGTTCGGACAGAACACCCGGGAGCTCGGGTGGTTCGTCCAGGCGGGCATGACGCCGGCGCAGGCCCTGGAAACGGCCACGACCATCCCCGCGGCCATGCTCGGCATGGGCGACCGGCTGGGCCGGGTGGCGCCCGGCTACCTCGCGGACCTCGTGGCCGTCGAGGGCGATCCCCTGGCGCGGATCCACGACCTGTTCACGGGAGTCCGGTGGGTGATGAAGGACGGGCGGGTCGTCGTGGACCGGCGCTCCGGCGCGCGTTGA
- a CDS encoding cation:dicarboxylase symporter family transporter gives MNLPVIVNVAVFVLTMGYLYQRRKHGASISSNVLLSVLLGVVLGALAQTAWGLGSQAVSGTMTWVGVVGGIYVRLLQMVVTPLVFVSILGAVTKLHDASALGKISGGVIGMLLLTTAISAGIGIGMATLFGLRAEGIVQGARELERGTMMENRVAEAARLDLPTLLQQMVPTNIFADMAGTRSTSIMAVVVFSAMLGFAVLALKREKPEVGEKVQEAIDTVQQLVLRLVRMVLRLTPYGVLALMTRVVATSNVDDIYNLGGFVVASYLGLAIILLMHAAILTGTGLNPVKFYQKVLPVLTFAFTSRSSAATIPLSVETQVARLGVPPAVANFAASFGATIGQNGCAGLYPAMLAVMIAPGAGIDPTSLPFMASLIGIATLGSVGIAGVGGGATFAAIVVLSALNLPVALAGLLISVEPLIDMGRTAINVSGSMTAGTVTSRMLGQLDFATFEAHDAPPTEADAPEAEAPAGEPAGASA, from the coding sequence ATGAATCTACCCGTGATCGTCAACGTGGCCGTCTTCGTCCTCACGATGGGCTACCTCTACCAGCGGCGGAAGCACGGCGCGTCGATCTCGAGCAACGTGCTCCTGTCGGTGCTGCTGGGCGTCGTGCTGGGTGCGCTCGCGCAGACGGCGTGGGGCCTGGGCAGCCAGGCGGTCTCCGGCACGATGACCTGGGTGGGCGTGGTCGGGGGCATCTACGTCCGGCTCCTCCAGATGGTGGTGACGCCGCTCGTGTTCGTCTCCATCCTGGGCGCCGTCACCAAGCTCCACGACGCCAGCGCCCTCGGGAAGATCAGCGGCGGCGTCATCGGGATGCTGCTCCTGACGACGGCCATCTCGGCCGGCATCGGGATCGGCATGGCGACCCTCTTCGGGCTGCGGGCCGAGGGCATCGTCCAGGGCGCCCGGGAGCTCGAGCGGGGCACGATGATGGAGAACCGGGTGGCCGAGGCCGCCCGCCTCGATCTCCCGACGCTCCTGCAGCAGATGGTCCCGACGAACATCTTCGCGGACATGGCCGGCACGCGCTCCACGTCGATCATGGCGGTCGTGGTCTTCTCGGCCATGCTCGGCTTCGCCGTCCTGGCGCTCAAGCGGGAGAAGCCCGAGGTGGGCGAGAAGGTGCAGGAGGCCATCGACACCGTGCAGCAGCTCGTGCTGCGGCTCGTCCGCATGGTGCTGCGGCTGACGCCCTACGGCGTCCTGGCGCTGATGACGCGCGTGGTCGCCACGTCGAACGTGGACGACATCTACAACCTGGGCGGGTTCGTCGTCGCCTCGTACCTCGGCCTGGCGATCATCCTGCTGATGCACGCCGCCATCCTGACCGGAACGGGGCTGAACCCCGTGAAGTTCTACCAGAAGGTGCTGCCGGTGCTGACCTTCGCGTTCACGTCGCGGTCCAGCGCCGCCACCATCCCGCTCAGCGTGGAGACGCAGGTGGCGCGCCTGGGCGTGCCGCCGGCCGTGGCGAACTTCGCGGCCAGCTTCGGCGCCACCATCGGGCAGAACGGCTGCGCCGGCCTGTACCCGGCGATGCTGGCGGTGATGATCGCGCCAGGCGCCGGCATCGACCCCACGTCGCTGCCGTTCATGGCCTCGCTCATCGGCATCGCGACCCTGGGTTCGGTGGGCATCGCCGGCGTCGGCGGCGGGGCGACCTTCGCCGCCATCGTCGTGCTGTCGGCCCTGAATCTGCCGGTGGCGCTCGCCGGCCTGCTCATCTCGGTGGAGCCCCTCATCGACATGGGCCGCACCGCCATCAACGTCAGCGGATCGATGACGGCCGGGACCGTGACGAGCCGCATGCTCGGCCAGCTCGATTTCGCCACCTTCGAGGCGCACGACGCGCCGCCGACCGAGGCCGACGCCCCGGAGGCCGAGGCCCCGGCGGGCGAACCGGCCGGCGCCAGCGCGTAG
- a CDS encoding ice-binding family protein, with translation MATGILAGCAVASAQVNPPPLSGAESFAVLGASSVANTGASTFSGDVGAAPGGTVSGVTPAMLAPGSVMHAGDAVAAQALHAATAAYLDLAGRTCPPANLDPVLDGASLTGGVYCFSGDAVLNTTLTLTGAGPWIFQVDGALTVGPAATVVLPPVAPATCSGSDVFWQVGDASIATPPTAVTLGAGAVFVGNVLAEGDVSVGAAATVDGRALSIGAGAAGGTVTTSGAAITACSYGQPLPTHTSFKVTGGGSINVPSDPANTDPDATGTGFANYGFNAEPGATAGAASGTFNYVNHIRAANLHVNGPVTAMDVVALNPDGTPLTARISGTCDAVLPSCTFSVVTEDNGEPGRNDRFGVTIVSNGQVVEARSLRTVRNGNIQFHSATLSTTVNAPTLRTGQTMRLHATLRRDKTATPSDAYVVLQLPGGQTLSWTGAGLVPGLVPLARNFVPIDWDGDILALPIPPGAPPGVHVWMSALTRAGTFELLSGISQRAVTIAP, from the coding sequence ATGGCGACCGGAATTCTTGCCGGATGCGCGGTGGCCAGCGCCCAGGTCAATCCGCCTCCGCTGAGCGGGGCCGAGAGCTTCGCGGTGCTCGGGGCGTCCAGCGTCGCCAATACCGGAGCGTCGACCTTCAGCGGCGACGTCGGCGCCGCGCCCGGCGGCACCGTCAGCGGCGTCACGCCGGCCATGCTGGCCCCGGGCAGCGTGATGCACGCCGGGGACGCCGTCGCCGCCCAGGCCCTGCACGCGGCCACGGCGGCCTATCTCGATCTGGCGGGGCGCACCTGTCCGCCCGCGAACCTCGACCCGGTCCTGGACGGCGCGTCGCTCACCGGCGGCGTGTACTGCTTCAGCGGCGACGCGGTCCTGAACACGACGCTCACGCTGACCGGCGCAGGGCCGTGGATCTTCCAGGTGGACGGCGCGCTCACAGTAGGCCCGGCCGCCACGGTGGTCCTGCCACCGGTGGCGCCCGCCACCTGCAGCGGCTCCGACGTCTTCTGGCAGGTGGGCGACGCCAGCATCGCGACACCGCCCACGGCCGTCACCCTCGGCGCCGGTGCGGTGTTCGTCGGAAACGTCCTCGCCGAGGGCGACGTGAGCGTCGGCGCCGCGGCCACGGTGGACGGCCGCGCGCTGTCGATCGGCGCTGGAGCCGCCGGCGGCACCGTGACGACGAGCGGGGCCGCGATCACGGCGTGCAGCTACGGCCAGCCGCTGCCCACGCACACGTCCTTCAAGGTCACGGGCGGTGGCAGCATCAACGTGCCGAGCGATCCGGCGAATACGGATCCCGACGCGACCGGCACGGGCTTCGCCAACTACGGCTTCAACGCCGAGCCCGGCGCCACGGCCGGCGCGGCGAGCGGCACCTTCAACTACGTCAACCACATCCGCGCCGCGAACCTCCACGTCAACGGGCCGGTCACGGCCATGGACGTGGTGGCGCTGAATCCGGACGGCACGCCGCTGACCGCGCGGATCTCCGGCACCTGCGACGCCGTCCTGCCGTCGTGCACCTTCAGCGTCGTGACCGAGGACAACGGCGAGCCGGGCAGGAACGACAGGTTCGGCGTGACCATCGTGTCGAACGGCCAGGTGGTGGAAGCCCGGTCGCTCCGCACGGTCCGCAACGGGAACATCCAGTTCCACTCGGCCACGCTGTCGACGACCGTCAACGCGCCGACGCTGAGGACCGGGCAGACGATGCGTCTGCACGCCACCCTGCGGAGGGACAAGACGGCGACGCCATCGGACGCCTATGTGGTGCTCCAGTTGCCCGGCGGCCAGACGCTGTCGTGGACGGGCGCGGGGCTCGTTCCCGGCCTCGTGCCGCTCGCCCGGAACTTCGTGCCCATCGACTGGGACGGCGACATCCTGGCCCTGCCCATTCCGCCGGGCGCGCCGCCCGGGGTCCACGTGTGGATGTCGGCGCTCACCCGGGCCGGCACCTTCGAGCTGCTGTCGGGCATCTCGCAGCGGGCGGTCACGATCGCGCCGTAG
- a CDS encoding COX15/CtaA family protein, translating to MRLTSFQRLAVTTTALTYLLIAVGGLVRASGAGLGCPDWPRCFGSWIPPASAAELPAGFDPAEFNPTLMWTEYLNRLLGVSVGFAILGTTIAAWRRHRRSPRILWPVVAAVLLTGYEGWLGGRVVAHALAPWIVTAHMVVALVIVQLLLWATVESLVEDAPRGSAGSTTPAAASPALTRFGWAAWAATALLLAQVALGTQVRGRVDDALPDVPRAEALQTVGAIDATHRDVAAVVVLAVVGLWVWARLTHPGHRALALASHIALAAAAVQIAAGMTLTAFALPPPAQVVHLTTASVLLGALTALGLIAWRWPAPPPAAAARPA from the coding sequence ATGCGCCTGACCTCGTTCCAACGGCTGGCCGTCACCACGACGGCCCTCACCTATCTCCTCATCGCCGTTGGCGGCCTCGTGCGCGCGTCCGGCGCCGGCCTCGGCTGTCCGGACTGGCCGCGATGCTTCGGCTCGTGGATTCCGCCGGCCTCGGCGGCGGAGCTGCCGGCCGGCTTCGACCCCGCCGAGTTCAACCCGACGCTGATGTGGACGGAGTACCTCAACCGGCTCCTGGGGGTCAGCGTCGGCTTCGCGATTCTGGGGACGACCATCGCCGCCTGGCGCCGCCATCGTCGGTCGCCGCGCATCCTGTGGCCGGTCGTGGCCGCCGTGCTGCTCACGGGCTACGAGGGCTGGCTCGGCGGACGCGTGGTGGCGCACGCGCTCGCGCCCTGGATCGTCACCGCCCACATGGTGGTGGCCCTGGTCATCGTGCAGCTGCTGCTCTGGGCCACCGTGGAGTCGCTGGTGGAGGACGCCCCGCGCGGCTCCGCCGGCTCGACGACGCCCGCTGCCGCGTCGCCGGCGCTGACGCGCTTCGGCTGGGCGGCCTGGGCGGCGACGGCGCTCCTCCTGGCGCAGGTGGCGCTCGGCACGCAGGTCCGCGGCCGCGTGGACGACGCGCTCCCGGACGTGCCCCGGGCCGAGGCCCTGCAGACAGTGGGCGCCATCGACGCCACGCACCGCGACGTGGCCGCGGTGGTCGTGCTGGCCGTGGTCGGCTTGTGGGTGTGGGCGCGGCTGACGCATCCGGGCCACCGGGCGCTGGCGCTGGCGTCGCACATCGCGCTGGCGGCGGCGGCCGTGCAGATCGCGGCGGGCATGACCCTCACGGCCTTCGCCCTGCCCCCGCCGGCCCAGGTCGTCCACCTGACCACCGCCAGCGTGCTCCTGGGGGCCCTGACCGCGCTCGGACTCATCGCCTGGCGCTGGCCGGCGCCGCCGCCGGCCGCGGCCGCGCGGCCGGCCTGA
- a CDS encoding LysE family translocator produces MVSDPLFAAFLGYALLFAATPGSTTAVVVKNTLDGGRRAGLSTALGAACANATHATAAGLGGATLLRVWPGALEAVRLVGAAYLAYLGIRSGWLAVRAAPTLMTTLAPAQGMHHRSWREGLTVALLGPATFSFYLAAVPTFIRPSWPRGAYGVLAVCHVALTFGCHASWTLALHRLRTVLGRPGARRALGLATSVALLTLALRIVLR; encoded by the coding sequence ATGGTCTCCGACCCGCTGTTCGCGGCGTTCCTGGGCTACGCGCTGCTCTTCGCGGCGACGCCCGGGTCCACGACCGCGGTGGTCGTCAAGAACACCCTGGACGGCGGACGGCGCGCCGGGCTGTCGACGGCGCTCGGCGCCGCCTGCGCCAACGCGACTCACGCCACGGCGGCAGGGCTGGGGGGCGCCACGCTGCTCCGGGTGTGGCCGGGCGCGCTCGAGGCCGTGCGGCTCGTCGGGGCCGCGTATCTTGCCTACCTCGGGATTCGGAGCGGCTGGCTGGCCGTGCGCGCCGCGCCCACGCTCATGACGACGCTGGCCCCCGCACAGGGCATGCACCATCGCAGCTGGCGGGAGGGCCTGACGGTGGCGCTCCTGGGGCCGGCGACGTTCTCGTTCTACCTGGCGGCCGTCCCGACGTTCATCCGGCCCTCGTGGCCGCGTGGCGCCTACGGCGTCCTCGCCGTCTGCCACGTGGCGCTCACCTTCGGCTGTCACGCCTCGTGGACGCTCGCCCTGCACCGGCTGAGGACCGTTCTGGGACGTCCGGGCGCGCGGCGCGCCCTTGGCCTCGCGACGTCGGTCGCGCTCCTCACGCTGGCGCTGCGGATCGTCCTTCGCTGA
- a CDS encoding DUF5916 domain-containing protein — MIRRAVVLVPVLAAWLPAAAAGQAPPVSVPSGAPEASAVFSGLDRRLQVDPPRVETEPVIDGQLDEPVWQAAAHLTGFSRYAPVDGGAAERQTDILVWYSPTAIYFGVRAKAGPDGVQATLADRDRIDADDHVQIFLSTFGDGRQAFVFAVNPLGVQMDGALVEGLRSSGGGFSGLAVGREEFDRSPDFVFQSRGLVDADGYVVEIRIPFKSLRYQAAERQRWGLHVTRVSPRAGVEDSWAPARREGASFLSQAGTLEGLHDLRRGLVLDLNPVVTSRVDGTPSETGGGWAYDGGRPDWGLNVRWGVTQTLTLNGTVNPDFSQVEADAGQFQFDPRQALFFPDKRPFFLDGIEQYATPNNLIYTRRVVAPLAAAKVTGRLTPSTSVAYLSAVDDPSVSASGRDHPVFNVLRAQRDVGTSSKIGLVYTDRVDGPRSNRVIGLDTRLVWKDIYSLLLQGAASRTDTVAAVRTAPLWQATFNRAGRRYGLRVQARGIDPDFQAQAGFITRGGIAQLSMTNQLVALGGAGQWFQRFSSDVVVDGTWVYDRFVAGESSQDRKLHFNQNLTLNGGWKVGGSVLFESFGYDERLYRDYFVAVPGPDGAVRYEPYVGTRRLPNLDYVLSAETPTRGGLNGTLLAVWGKDENFFEWSSADIVFLDALATWRPTNQLRVEGRYQLQSYQRRSDGSYAGIRRIPRLRVEYQVARPIFVRVIAEQDANYQDALRDDSRTNLPIVIRGPDGRLAPASRLSTRRLRLDTLFSYQPTPGTVVFAGYGSSLAADDDPIRPGRRSAYGRRTDGFFLKISYLLRL, encoded by the coding sequence GTGATTCGTCGGGCGGTCGTCCTCGTCCCCGTGCTGGCGGCCTGGCTGCCGGCGGCGGCCGCGGGGCAGGCGCCCCCGGTGTCGGTGCCGTCCGGAGCGCCCGAGGCCAGCGCGGTGTTCTCGGGCCTCGACCGGCGGCTCCAGGTGGATCCGCCCCGGGTCGAGACCGAGCCCGTGATCGACGGCCAGCTCGACGAGCCCGTGTGGCAGGCGGCGGCCCACCTCACCGGTTTCTCCCGCTACGCGCCCGTGGACGGCGGCGCCGCCGAGCGCCAGACCGACATCCTCGTGTGGTACTCGCCGACCGCCATCTACTTCGGCGTCCGGGCGAAGGCGGGACCGGACGGCGTGCAGGCGACGCTGGCCGACCGGGATCGCATCGACGCCGACGACCACGTGCAGATCTTCCTGAGCACGTTCGGCGACGGCCGGCAGGCGTTCGTCTTCGCCGTCAACCCGCTCGGCGTGCAGATGGACGGCGCGCTCGTGGAAGGGCTGCGCTCGTCGGGTGGCGGCTTCTCGGGCCTGGCCGTGGGCCGCGAGGAGTTCGACCGCAGTCCGGACTTCGTCTTCCAGTCGCGGGGCCTCGTGGACGCCGACGGGTACGTCGTCGAGATCCGCATCCCGTTCAAGAGCCTGCGCTATCAGGCCGCCGAGCGGCAGCGGTGGGGCCTGCACGTGACCCGGGTGAGTCCCCGTGCCGGGGTGGAGGACAGCTGGGCGCCCGCGCGTCGGGAGGGCGCCTCGTTCCTTTCGCAGGCGGGCACCCTCGAGGGGCTGCACGACCTTCGCCGCGGCCTGGTGCTGGACCTGAACCCCGTGGTCACGTCGCGCGTCGACGGCACGCCATCGGAGACCGGCGGTGGCTGGGCCTACGACGGCGGGCGTCCCGACTGGGGGCTCAACGTGCGATGGGGCGTGACCCAGACGCTGACCCTGAACGGCACCGTCAATCCCGACTTCTCGCAGGTGGAGGCCGACGCCGGGCAGTTCCAGTTCGACCCTCGGCAGGCGCTGTTCTTTCCCGACAAGCGGCCGTTCTTCCTGGACGGCATTGAGCAGTACGCGACGCCGAACAACCTGATCTACACCCGGCGCGTGGTGGCGCCGCTGGCCGCCGCGAAGGTCACGGGCCGCCTCACGCCCTCGACGAGCGTGGCGTACCTGTCGGCCGTGGACGATCCGTCCGTGTCGGCCAGCGGACGCGACCACCCGGTGTTCAACGTGCTGAGGGCGCAGCGCGACGTGGGCACGTCCTCGAAGATCGGCCTCGTGTACACGGACCGGGTCGACGGGCCGCGGTCGAACCGCGTCATCGGGCTCGACACCCGGCTGGTGTGGAAGGACATCTACTCGCTGCTCCTGCAGGGTGCGGCCAGCCGCACCGACACGGTGGCGGCGGTGCGGACCGCCCCGCTCTGGCAGGCGACGTTCAACCGCGCCGGCCGGCGGTATGGCCTGCGGGTGCAGGCGCGGGGCATCGACCCCGACTTCCAGGCGCAGGCCGGGTTCATCACGCGCGGCGGCATCGCCCAGCTGTCCATGACGAACCAGCTGGTCGCGCTGGGCGGCGCGGGGCAGTGGTTCCAGCGCTTCTCGAGCGACGTCGTCGTCGACGGCACCTGGGTGTACGACCGCTTCGTGGCCGGCGAGTCGTCGCAGGATCGGAAGCTCCACTTCAACCAGAACCTCACCTTGAACGGTGGCTGGAAGGTGGGCGGCTCCGTGCTCTTCGAGTCCTTCGGCTACGACGAGCGGCTCTACCGCGACTACTTCGTCGCCGTGCCGGGCCCGGACGGCGCGGTGCGATACGAGCCGTACGTCGGCACGCGCCGGCTGCCGAACCTCGACTACGTACTGTCGGCCGAGACGCCGACGCGCGGGGGCCTGAACGGCACGCTCCTGGCCGTCTGGGGGAAGGACGAGAACTTCTTCGAGTGGTCGTCGGCCGACATCGTCTTCCTGGACGCGCTGGCCACGTGGCGGCCGACCAACCAGCTGCGCGTCGAGGGCCGCTATCAGCTGCAGTCGTACCAGCGGCGCTCCGACGGGTCGTATGCGGGCATCCGTCGGATTCCGCGGCTGCGCGTCGAGTACCAGGTGGCGCGGCCGATCTTCGTGCGCGTCATCGCCGAGCAGGACGCCAACTACCAGGACGCGCTTCGGGACGACTCGCGCACGAACCTCCCGATCGTCATCCGTGGGCCCGACGGCCGCCTCGCGCCGGCCAGCCGGCTTTCCACGCGCCGGCTGCGCCTCGACACCCTGTTCTCCTATCAGCCCACGCCTGGCACGGTCGTGTTCGCGGGCTACGGCAGCAGCCTGGCCGCCGACGACGACCCGATCCGGCCGGGCCGCCGGTCGGCCTACGGCCGGCGCACGGATGGATTCTTCCTCAAGATCAGTTATCTTCTACGCCTGTAG
- a CDS encoding DUF1223 domain-containing protein — protein sequence MRDTRRWMGTAALAALGAAAVAVPWTSRASARAEGPRTPVIVELFTSEGCSSCPPADRLLRHLAEAQPVEGAEVIVLSEHVDYWNRLGWKDPFSSSVFTGRQEAYVSRLGAESLYTPQAVVDGMFEMIGNDQPAVLEAVAKAARRPKVPLDVAVASAGADAIRVTVRSGPISGSRLDLLIAVTERDLSVKVTRGENARKTLAHTGVVRVVRSATGLDGRLALDTPPLELALDRRWSREALRVIAFAQSAGQGPVLGIGTAAVPAPDGR from the coding sequence ATGCGCGACACACGACGGTGGATGGGAACGGCGGCGCTCGCCGCCCTCGGAGCGGCCGCGGTGGCCGTGCCGTGGACGTCCCGGGCCTCGGCCAGGGCCGAGGGCCCGAGGACGCCCGTGATCGTGGAGCTCTTCACCTCCGAGGGCTGTTCGAGCTGCCCGCCGGCCGACCGCCTCCTGCGCCACCTGGCCGAGGCGCAGCCGGTCGAGGGCGCCGAGGTGATCGTGCTCAGCGAGCACGTGGACTACTGGAACCGCCTGGGGTGGAAGGATCCGTTCTCGTCGTCCGTCTTCACCGGCCGGCAGGAGGCCTACGTCTCCCGGCTGGGCGCCGAGTCGCTCTACACACCCCAGGCCGTCGTCGACGGCATGTTCGAGATGATCGGCAACGACCAGCCGGCCGTGCTCGAGGCGGTCGCGAAGGCCGCGCGCCGTCCGAAGGTGCCGCTCGACGTGGCCGTGGCGTCCGCGGGCGCCGACGCCATCCGCGTCACGGTACGAAGCGGCCCCATCTCCGGCAGCCGGCTGGACCTGCTCATCGCCGTGACCGAGCGCGACCTGAGCGTGAAGGTCACGCGCGGCGAGAACGCCAGGAAGACCCTCGCCCATACCGGCGTGGTGCGCGTCGTCCGCAGCGCGACGGGCCTCGACGGGCGCCTGGCGCTCGACACGCCGCCCCTCGAGCTCGCGCTGGATCGGCGCTGGTCCCGCGAGGCGCTGCGCGTGATCGCGTTCGCGCAATCGGCGGGACAGGGACCGGTGCTGGGCATCGGGACCGCGGCGGTGCCCGCACCGGACGGCCGCTGA